A stretch of the Taeniopygia guttata chromosome 3, bTaeGut7.mat, whole genome shotgun sequence genome encodes the following:
- the ENPP4 gene encoding bis(5'-adenosyl)-triphosphatase ENPP4: MHPITCWKCFKVSTMSSSLILFFAGILLCCACTAGDSVPKLLLVSFDGFRADYLETYKLSHLQEFIEDGVLVKEVMNAFITKTFPNHYTIVTGLYEESHGIVANDMYDADAKKKFSQFNDSDPFWWNEAVPIWVTNQQQGKGASAAAMWPGSDVRINNTTPHFFMKYNFSVKFEERVERIVEWLNSSDPVVNFAVLYWEEPDASGHKYGPSDTQNMRRVLEEVDKHVGFLMNKLKASGLWDTVNVIITSDHGMASCSAEKLIVLDECLGRNNYTLIDRTPVAAVLPRQNKEDVYNLLRNCNSHMKVYLKEEIPDRFHYRHHKRIQPIILVADEGWTIVQNESLSKLGDHGYDNALPSMHPFLAAHGPAFRRGHRQGSLANVDIYPMMCHVLGLAPRPHNGTFANTKCLLADQWCVSVPEAIGIVIGVFMVLSTFTCIIIISKNRVAPSRPFARLQLQSDDDDPLIG, encoded by the exons atgcATCCGATTACCTGCTGGAAGTGCTTCAAAGTCTCCACAATGAGCTCtagtttgattttattttttgctggaATCCTCCTCTGTTGTGCTTGCACAGCTGGTGACTCGGTACCCAAGTTGCTTCTCGTGTCCTTTGATGGCTTCAGGGCTGATTACTTGGAAACCTACAAACTTTCTCATCTCCAGGAATTCATTGAGGATGGTGTGCTTGTAAAGGAAGTCATGAATGCTTTTATCACCAAGaccttcccaaaccattacacCATAGTGACCGGTTTGTATGAGGAAAGCCATGGCATTGTGGCTAATGACATGTACGATGCAGATGCCAAGAAAAAATTTTCACAGTTCAACGATTCAGATCCCTTCTGGTGGAATGAGGCAGTTCCAATTTGGGTAACAAATCAACAACAGGGAAAGGGAGCAagtgctgctgccatgtggCCCGGTAGTGATGTAAGAATCAACAACACAACCCCTCATTTCTTTATGAAGTACAACTTCTCAGTGAAGTTTGAGGAGAGAGTGGAGAGAATTGTTGAGTGGCTGAACAGCTCTGACCCAGTGGTCAATTTTGCTGTGCTCTACTGGGAAGAACCGGATGCAAGCGGGCACAAGTACGGCCCAAGCGACACCCAGAACATGCGCAGAGTGTTGGAAGAAGTGGATAAACATGTTGGTTTCCTTATGAACAAACTGAAGGCATCGGGCCTGTGGGACACTGTAAATGTCATAATAACAAGTGACCATGGAATGGCTTCCTGTTCTGCAGAGAAGCTGATTGTCCTGGATGAATGCCTCGGGCGCAATAACTACACCCTGATAGACAGGACTCCTgttgctgcagtgctgccaagGCAGA ACAAAGAAGATGTGTATAACTTACTCAGAAATTGCAACAGTCACATGAAGGTTTATCTGAAAGAAGAAATTCCAGACAGATTCCATTATCGCCATCACAAGAGAATCCAGCCCATAATTCTGGTTGCAGATGAAGGCTGGACAATCGTACAGAACGAGTCCCTTTCCAAGT TGGGGGACCATGGCTATGACAACGCCCTGCCCAGCATGCACCCGTTCCTGGCCGCGCACGGTCCTGCCTTCCGGCGCGGCCACCGCCAGGGCAGCCTGGCCAACGTGGACATCTACCCCATGATGTGCCACGTGCTGGGGCTCGCCCCGCGGCCACACAACGGCACCTTCGCCAACACCAAGTGCCTGCTGGCTGACCAGTGGTGCGTCAGCGTCCCCGAGGCCATCGGCATCGTTATCGGGGTGTTCATGGTCCTGAGCACTTTCACCtgcatcatcatcatctccaAGAACAGAGTGGCTCCCTCCCGGCCCTTTGCCCGGCTCCAGTTACAGAGCGATGACGACGATCCTTTGATTGGATAG